Proteins from a single region of Aureibacter tunicatorum:
- a CDS encoding DNA translocase FtsK, whose product MAKNTYKSNHFKQEPKPKRKLKFKFNFSFFNDPKFKFSTGLFLIILSVFLSVSFVSFLFTGKADQSVLQAIFDQSIQSSGQEIENWLGLLGAFASFIFIYKWFGISAFLINPLIFLIGFKLLVQKEVFPIYKAFKFISFMTIWISMLFGYMNLENSTPNEMSFMGGGIGFELATLFNGLVGWGTLLFLLFALVIFVVYFFNLNTTAFKLPDTPQASPKEPKAKQTQNETNNSDEVKVEQSKEKLPDEVNVLTRKVFSHEGRENAAMNKEGDDMFDLSIEHQSEEEMLDNITLKSTIKNSSSESPSNEDNLDKQLVDDFAKESIIAHELDAPATTPINDDFSQNPLPTKDPDINSNIQLNVNVSTSEKPQENLPEKKTEIILDLPDASTSSKKAKKSEAPSELTLAVEDTTINEEKNETLTSVETERKKLVEEKLGTDIDEFDPTLELGNYQYPDVDLLIERPQSKKTVSQEELEENKDKIVETLVNFKIGISSIKATIGPTITLYEIVPEAGVKISKIKNLEDDIALSLSALGIRIIAPIPGKGTIGIEVPNTHKEAVSMKSVIATDKFLNESKMALPIAIGKTISNDVFITDLAKMPHLLMAGATGQGKSVGLNAILSSLLYKKHPSELKLVMVDPKKVELTLYNKIEKHYLAKLPDSEEAIITDTTKVINTLNSLCVEMDQRYDLLKEAHCRNIIEYNSKFKSRMLNPEKGHKFLPYIVLVIDELADLMMTAGKEVETPIARLAQLARAIGIHLVVATQRPSVNVITGIIKANFPARLSFRVTSKIDSRTILDCGGAEQLIGKGDMLLSMGSDLTRLQCAFIDTPEVEDLCNFIAAQKSYPSAYSLPEYTSDDSDGGNRDLDLSDRDVLFEEAARTIVSHQQGSTSLLQRKLKLGYNRAGRIIDQLEAAGIVGPYEGSKAREVLIPDEYALEQLLSSLE is encoded by the coding sequence ATGGCTAAAAACACATATAAATCAAACCATTTTAAGCAAGAGCCCAAACCTAAAAGAAAACTAAAGTTTAAATTTAATTTTAGCTTTTTTAATGACCCAAAATTCAAATTTTCAACTGGGCTTTTTCTGATTATATTATCCGTATTTCTTAGCGTATCATTTGTCTCTTTTTTATTCACAGGCAAAGCTGATCAGAGCGTGCTACAAGCAATTTTCGACCAAAGCATTCAAAGCTCCGGACAAGAGATTGAAAACTGGCTTGGCTTACTGGGTGCTTTTGCCTCGTTTATCTTCATCTACAAATGGTTTGGGATCTCGGCATTCCTTATCAATCCCTTGATTTTCTTAATAGGCTTCAAGCTATTGGTTCAAAAAGAAGTGTTTCCAATTTACAAAGCATTCAAATTCATATCCTTCATGACCATCTGGATAAGCATGCTATTCGGATACATGAATCTTGAAAACTCAACACCTAATGAGATGAGTTTCATGGGAGGAGGAATTGGCTTTGAGCTAGCAACTCTGTTCAACGGCTTAGTAGGATGGGGGACACTGTTATTTTTGCTTTTTGCTTTAGTCATATTCGTCGTTTATTTCTTCAATTTGAATACTACGGCTTTCAAGCTTCCGGATACTCCTCAGGCTTCTCCTAAAGAGCCAAAAGCTAAACAAACTCAGAATGAAACGAATAATTCTGATGAAGTGAAAGTCGAACAATCCAAAGAAAAACTTCCAGACGAAGTCAATGTGCTGACGCGAAAAGTTTTTTCTCACGAAGGAAGGGAAAATGCCGCCATGAATAAGGAAGGTGATGATATGTTCGACCTATCTATAGAGCATCAAAGCGAGGAAGAAATGTTGGACAATATCACGCTTAAAAGCACTATAAAGAATAGTTCTTCAGAAAGTCCGTCTAATGAGGACAACTTGGACAAACAACTTGTTGATGATTTTGCTAAAGAGTCAATCATTGCACATGAATTAGATGCACCAGCGACTACGCCAATAAACGATGATTTTTCTCAAAACCCATTGCCAACAAAAGACCCTGATATTAATTCAAATATCCAACTAAATGTAAATGTAAGCACTTCGGAAAAGCCTCAAGAAAACTTACCTGAAAAAAAAACTGAAATAATTCTTGACCTTCCTGACGCTTCAACCAGTTCGAAAAAAGCAAAAAAGAGCGAAGCACCCTCTGAACTAACGCTAGCTGTGGAAGACACTACCATCAATGAAGAAAAAAACGAAACGCTCACATCTGTCGAAACCGAACGTAAAAAACTCGTAGAAGAAAAGCTTGGAACAGACATAGATGAGTTCGACCCAACTTTAGAGTTGGGAAATTATCAATACCCTGATGTAGACCTGCTCATTGAAAGGCCTCAGAGCAAAAAGACTGTCAGCCAAGAGGAGCTTGAAGAGAATAAAGACAAGATTGTTGAGACACTTGTTAACTTCAAAATTGGCATAAGCTCCATCAAAGCGACCATTGGACCAACAATTACTCTTTATGAGATCGTGCCTGAAGCGGGAGTGAAAATATCAAAAATCAAAAACTTGGAAGATGATATTGCATTAAGTCTGTCAGCTTTAGGCATTAGAATCATTGCTCCCATACCTGGTAAAGGAACTATAGGAATAGAAGTTCCAAACACCCACAAAGAAGCGGTATCCATGAAATCTGTCATTGCCACCGACAAGTTTTTGAATGAAAGCAAAATGGCTCTTCCCATAGCCATAGGAAAAACTATTTCCAATGACGTATTCATCACCGATTTGGCAAAAATGCCTCACTTGCTTATGGCGGGTGCTACAGGGCAAGGTAAATCAGTTGGCCTAAACGCCATACTATCTTCATTGCTTTATAAAAAACACCCTTCAGAGTTAAAGCTAGTAATGGTGGATCCTAAAAAAGTGGAACTAACACTCTACAATAAAATAGAGAAACACTACCTAGCCAAGCTTCCTGACAGCGAAGAAGCGATCATCACCGACACAACAAAAGTTATCAATACGCTTAACTCGCTTTGTGTAGAAATGGATCAACGATATGATTTGCTAAAGGAAGCTCATTGTAGAAATATTATCGAGTACAATTCGAAATTCAAATCAAGAATGCTCAACCCTGAAAAGGGCCATAAATTCTTGCCATATATCGTATTAGTGATTGATGAGTTAGCCGATTTGATGATGACAGCCGGCAAAGAAGTCGAAACTCCGATTGCCAGGCTTGCGCAGCTAGCCAGAGCCATTGGTATTCACTTGGTGGTAGCGACACAAAGACCTTCAGTCAATGTCATCACAGGTATCATTAAAGCCAATTTCCCCGCAAGGTTGTCTTTCAGAGTAACCTCCAAGATAGATTCTCGTACAATACTAGACTGCGGAGGCGCCGAACAGTTAATTGGAAAGGGAGACATGCTATTGTCAATGGGATCTGATTTGACCAGATTGCAATGCGCGTTTATCGATACGCCAGAGGTAGAGGATTTATGCAATTTCATTGCTGCGCAAAAATCCTATCCTTCAGCTTATTCGTTGCCTGAATACACTTCCGATGATTCCGATGGTGGAAATAGAGATCTTGATCTTTCGGATAGGGACGTTTTATTTGAAGAAGCTGCCAGAACGATTGTATCCCATCAACAAGGAAGTACCTCCTTGCTTCAACGTAAATTGAAGCTTGGTTACAATAGAGCCGGCAGAATCATTGATCAACTTGAAGCGGCAGGAATCGTAGGACCTTATGAAGGAAGCAAAGCAAGAGAAGTTCTCATTCCTGATGAATACGCTCTTGAACAACTGCTGAGCAGTCTGGAATAA
- a CDS encoding rhodanese-related sulfurtransferase yields MQLYNKLSAKEREKLIDEAGKRRLTISFYQYYNIEAPEIFRNELFVAWNELDVLGRTYVANEGINAQISVPAENFKAFKSHLDSISFLNGIRLNVAVEQDDKSFLKLTIKVKKKIVADGLDDDSFDVTNKGVHLGAKDFNDIIAKEDTVLVDMRNHYESEIGHFKGAITPDVDTFRESLDIIEEDLREHKDDKNLVMYCTGGIRCEKASAYFKHKGFKNVYQLEGGIIEYTRQVKDEKLDNKFMGKNFVFDNRKAERISDDVISVCHQCGEPCDTHVDCANDACHLLFIQCPSCAEKMENCCSEECMEVNRLPLEKQKELRRGKPMDGMNFSKGRSKHLKYKK; encoded by the coding sequence ATGCAACTGTACAATAAACTAAGCGCTAAGGAAAGAGAAAAGCTTATTGATGAAGCTGGAAAAAGAAGATTGACCATTTCATTCTATCAATATTATAATATTGAAGCCCCTGAAATATTCAGAAATGAATTGTTTGTGGCATGGAATGAATTGGATGTGTTGGGGAGAACTTATGTCGCTAATGAAGGAATAAACGCTCAAATTTCAGTTCCTGCTGAAAACTTCAAGGCTTTTAAAAGTCATTTGGATAGCATTTCATTTTTGAATGGCATAAGGCTAAATGTAGCTGTGGAGCAGGATGACAAATCATTTTTAAAATTAACGATTAAAGTAAAGAAGAAAATCGTTGCGGATGGATTGGATGATGATTCATTTGATGTTACTAATAAAGGCGTTCATTTAGGAGCTAAAGACTTTAATGATATTATCGCTAAGGAAGATACGGTCTTAGTGGATATGAGAAATCATTATGAAAGTGAAATAGGCCATTTTAAAGGAGCGATAACGCCAGATGTCGATACTTTTAGAGAATCTTTGGATATCATTGAAGAAGATTTGAGAGAGCATAAGGATGACAAGAATCTTGTAATGTATTGTACAGGCGGGATCAGATGCGAGAAAGCTAGTGCTTATTTTAAGCATAAAGGATTTAAAAATGTGTATCAACTTGAAGGAGGTATAATTGAATACACAAGGCAGGTAAAAGACGAAAAGCTTGATAACAAATTCATGGGCAAGAATTTCGTTTTTGATAATCGTAAAGCTGAAAGAATAAGCGATGATGTCATTTCTGTATGTCATCAATGCGGAGAACCTTGCGATACGCATGTGGACTGTGCTAACGATGCATGTCACTTGTTGTTTATCCAGTGCCCTTCTTGCGCGGAAAAGATGGAAAACTGTTGTTCTGAAGAATGCATGGAAGTAAATAGATTGCCTTTGGAAAAACAGAAAGAACTTCGAAGAGGGAAGCCTATGGATGGTATGAATTTCAGCAAAGGAAGATCAAAGCACTTGAAGTATAAAAAGTAG
- a CDS encoding GntG family PLP-dependent aldolase has product MNKLLDFRSDTVTKPSEAMLQAMVEARVGDDVFGEDPSVKLLENLSAAMFGMESAIFCPSGTMTNQIAIKLHTQPGDEVICDSKSHIYNYEGGGIAFNSMCSVALANGDRGRFNATQAQELIKKDDIHFPNTSLISVENTMNKGGGACYDWKELEELSSLAKSQGLAFHLDGARLFNALVAKNENPRQYGEIFDTISICLSKGLGAPVGSLLIGKTDHIKKAKRIRKAFGGGMRQAGFMAAAGIYALENNVERLATDHNNAKILASELSKTSFVEQIIEPETNIVIITLKELITPEIFLDKLKEINIQAVHFGGQNIRFVTHLDLNSNEINEAIERIKKLEL; this is encoded by the coding sequence ATGAATAAATTACTTGATTTTAGAAGCGATACAGTCACAAAACCATCTGAAGCAATGCTTCAAGCTATGGTGGAAGCAAGAGTAGGAGATGACGTTTTTGGAGAAGATCCTAGTGTGAAGTTATTAGAAAACTTATCCGCTGCTATGTTTGGAATGGAATCAGCGATCTTCTGTCCATCTGGAACCATGACCAATCAAATCGCCATCAAGCTCCATACTCAACCCGGAGATGAAGTTATATGCGATAGCAAATCGCACATTTACAATTATGAAGGTGGTGGTATAGCTTTCAACTCCATGTGTTCGGTTGCGCTAGCTAATGGAGACAGAGGAAGATTCAATGCAACACAAGCCCAAGAACTTATAAAAAAAGATGATATTCACTTTCCCAACACTAGCCTTATCTCAGTTGAAAACACTATGAACAAAGGAGGAGGGGCTTGTTATGACTGGAAAGAACTCGAAGAATTAAGCTCGCTGGCAAAATCGCAAGGCTTGGCATTTCATCTTGACGGAGCAAGGCTATTCAATGCGCTAGTCGCCAAAAATGAAAATCCTAGACAATACGGAGAAATATTCGATACCATCTCAATATGCCTTTCCAAAGGATTGGGAGCACCTGTTGGTTCTTTGCTTATTGGCAAAACGGATCATATCAAAAAAGCAAAAAGAATTCGCAAAGCTTTCGGCGGGGGAATGAGGCAAGCAGGTTTTATGGCCGCCGCTGGAATTTACGCTCTTGAAAACAATGTTGAGCGACTTGCCACTGATCATAACAATGCTAAAATTCTCGCAAGTGAACTTTCCAAAACATCATTTGTAGAGCAAATAATAGAGCCGGAAACAAATATTGTCATTATCACGCTCAAGGAGCTAATAACTCCTGAAATATTTCTTGATAAGTTAAAAGAAATCAATATTCAAGCGGTTCATTTTGGAGGCCAGAATATTCGCTTCGTTACTCACTTGGATTTAAATTCAAATGAAATTAATGAAGCAATAGAGCGAATCAAAAAATTGGAATTATAA
- a CDS encoding glycerophosphodiester phosphodiesterase family protein, giving the protein MSACQPSNEENNLPEDFLEIQSYVKENVVIAHRGTTHWAPEETEAAYRWARNSGAHYLELDLQRTKELRDESGKIIEPSVLLALHDDNLLRTTDILDKFPEDSHKHVSELTWSEVSQLDAGSWFNSAKPKRARKSFEGLELLTLEDVAMISLGYKLKRDDNGRRVMALLEENGKLVWKFEYEKDLEDNGNRPGLYIETKVPKFFPGIEEDLSKELSRLGWNIETSETLLEIGDNAGKVSVANEQGRVVLQTFSRESLKLLNKYMPGLPKCLLLYEEPENINDGSDREEYLDWINFGIANGAQFMGPSIGGEPNNYTDLLHDWQAKLIHEHGMKTHAYSFDTEEQFLEYTGVTKKQAGLDLNTHKLINGAFTNDAVITMTLYNKHFIEKSENQLMNDQQNILNKLGY; this is encoded by the coding sequence ATGAGCGCATGCCAGCCTTCAAATGAAGAGAACAACTTGCCTGAAGATTTTCTAGAGATACAATCCTACGTGAAAGAAAATGTTGTGATCGCCCATCGCGGGACAACTCACTGGGCTCCAGAGGAAACTGAAGCAGCTTATCGATGGGCAAGAAACTCAGGCGCTCATTATTTGGAGTTGGATCTTCAAAGAACAAAGGAGTTAAGAGATGAAAGTGGCAAGATCATTGAGCCTTCTGTCTTGCTGGCTTTGCATGATGATAATCTGTTGAGAACCACAGATATATTAGATAAATTTCCTGAGGACTCGCATAAACATGTTTCGGAGCTGACTTGGTCGGAAGTAAGTCAATTGGATGCTGGATCATGGTTTAATTCTGCGAAACCAAAAAGAGCCAGAAAGTCTTTTGAAGGTTTGGAATTATTGACGCTTGAAGATGTTGCTATGATTAGCTTAGGATATAAGCTAAAGCGAGATGATAATGGCCGAAGAGTGATGGCTTTGTTGGAGGAAAATGGCAAGCTAGTCTGGAAGTTTGAATATGAAAAGGATTTGGAGGATAATGGAAACAGGCCAGGCTTGTATATAGAAACTAAAGTTCCGAAGTTTTTTCCAGGGATCGAGGAAGATTTAAGCAAGGAGCTAAGCCGTCTTGGTTGGAATATTGAAACATCCGAAACCTTGCTTGAAATAGGCGATAACGCTGGCAAAGTCAGTGTGGCAAATGAACAAGGAAGAGTTGTGCTTCAAACATTTTCTCGAGAAAGCTTGAAGCTATTGAATAAGTATATGCCGGGCTTGCCCAAGTGTTTGCTATTATATGAAGAGCCAGAGAATATCAATGATGGAAGTGATCGTGAAGAATACCTTGATTGGATAAATTTTGGTATTGCTAATGGAGCTCAATTCATGGGACCTTCAATTGGAGGCGAGCCGAACAATTATACAGATCTGCTTCATGATTGGCAAGCCAAATTAATTCATGAACATGGGATGAAAACTCATGCTTACAGTTTTGATACAGAGGAACAATTCTTGGAGTATACAGGAGTAACTAAAAAACAAGCTGGTCTTGACTTGAATACACATAAGTTGATTAATGGAGCATTTACCAATGATGCTGTCATTACGATGACTTTGTATAATAAGCATTTTATTGAAAAGTCGGAAAATCAACTGATGAATGACCAGCAGAATATTTTGAACAAACTAGGCTATTGA
- a CDS encoding acetolactate synthase large subunit produces MKASDVFIKALENEGVKYIFGIPGEETLDLLDSLIDSKISFINVRHETVAGYMAATVGRLTGMAGVCLSTIGPGAANLVPAAAYSNLGGWPMVMITGQKPVKSNPQGRFQFIRTSDMMSAVTKSSKTFYGGKNINWMTREAFKTAESERPGAVHLELPEDVAKEYVVQDYILKVKEDPAVASENSINEAVKVMTEAKKPIICLASGCNRKANQQALSKLVKQTCIPFITTQLGKGAVDERNPDYLGNACLSSNMILSNAVKAADVILVIGHDDFEKPPFKMQHDPRVIIHLNYTRANIDPEYCPTYEVIGDIANAVNRITDKLSSMKCLWEFDYFRKLKKTIDKSMLPTINADQYPLCPSRIVNDTREAMPDDGIVCLDNGMYKIWYARNYRANQPNTLLLDNALATMGAGLASAISAKLLYPQRKVIAVCGDGGFMMHCQDLETAVRLNLNLVVLILRDNAFGMIKWKQESQGLPNFSLDIGNPDFTKFAESFGAKGHFIENTEDLLPALKSALDSNGVHLIDCPIDYESDNKILKYDFKEIARNTEEGMI; encoded by the coding sequence ATGAAGGCATCAGACGTATTTATAAAAGCACTGGAAAATGAAGGAGTCAAATACATTTTCGGCATACCCGGAGAAGAAACACTTGACTTGCTGGATTCATTGATAGATTCAAAAATTTCATTTATTAATGTAAGACACGAAACTGTAGCCGGTTATATGGCTGCTACTGTCGGCAGGTTAACAGGAATGGCGGGTGTTTGTCTTTCAACGATTGGACCTGGAGCCGCAAACTTGGTGCCCGCGGCGGCTTATTCCAACCTAGGAGGCTGGCCAATGGTTATGATTACCGGCCAAAAACCTGTCAAGTCAAACCCTCAGGGACGATTCCAATTTATCAGAACAAGCGATATGATGTCAGCTGTGACAAAATCGTCAAAAACCTTTTATGGAGGAAAAAATATAAACTGGATGACCAGAGAAGCTTTCAAAACCGCAGAAAGCGAAAGACCCGGAGCTGTGCACTTAGAGCTCCCTGAAGATGTTGCTAAAGAATATGTAGTCCAAGATTACATACTAAAAGTGAAAGAAGATCCTGCCGTAGCTTCAGAAAACTCAATCAATGAAGCTGTAAAAGTCATGACCGAAGCTAAAAAACCTATCATCTGTCTAGCTTCAGGCTGCAACCGAAAGGCAAACCAACAAGCGCTCTCCAAATTGGTGAAACAAACTTGCATACCATTTATCACGACTCAACTTGGCAAAGGCGCTGTTGATGAAAGAAACCCCGACTATCTTGGCAACGCTTGCCTTTCAAGCAATATGATTCTAAGCAATGCTGTTAAAGCAGCAGATGTGATTCTAGTCATTGGTCACGATGATTTTGAAAAACCGCCTTTTAAGATGCAACATGATCCAAGAGTAATTATACACTTGAATTACACGCGCGCTAATATAGATCCTGAATATTGCCCAACATATGAAGTTATTGGTGACATAGCCAATGCTGTGAACCGAATTACAGACAAACTTTCAAGCATGAAATGCCTTTGGGAATTCGATTATTTTAGAAAACTCAAAAAAACAATCGATAAATCAATGCTGCCGACAATAAACGCCGATCAATACCCTCTTTGTCCATCCAGAATTGTTAACGATACCCGTGAAGCCATGCCGGATGATGGAATAGTATGCTTGGACAATGGCATGTATAAAATATGGTACGCCAGAAATTACAGAGCCAATCAACCCAATACATTGCTTTTAGACAATGCTTTAGCAACCATGGGAGCTGGGCTAGCTTCGGCTATATCCGCTAAATTGCTTTACCCTCAAAGAAAAGTCATTGCTGTATGCGGTGACGGTGGATTTATGATGCATTGCCAAGATTTAGAAACAGCGGTCAGGCTAAACCTCAACCTAGTGGTTCTCATCTTAAGAGATAATGCTTTTGGAATGATCAAATGGAAGCAAGAGAGTCAAGGGTTGCCCAACTTCTCACTAGATATCGGTAATCCAGACTTTACTAAGTTCGCTGAGTCATTCGGTGCAAAAGGCCATTTTATTGAAAATACTGAAGATCTGCTTCCCGCCTTGAAAAGTGCTTTAGACAGCAATGGCGTCCATTTAATCGATTGTCCAATAGATTACGAAAGTGATAATAAGATTTTAAAATACGATTTTAAGGAAATTGCTCGAAATACTGAAGAAGGCATGATATAA
- the pgeF gene encoding peptidoglycan editing factor PgeF produces MRYVINNGLELGQIDILNSQENVEHFFSTRKGGFSLGVNKGLNLGFNQIDEPSHVQMNRMALCKALDIQSNQLIVPKQTHSANVEIIYPTTLEEFNSGLNTFDTTDALVTNIPNIFIAVLTADCVPVLLFDPVEKVIAAVHAGWKGTAQGIVQNTVRMMSSHFNTDPMNIITAIGPSISSENYEVGEEVKNQYAEKFEDHSHLVFARHPLYTDKYFLDLWKANRHQLESIGVRYKNIEISNVCTYTDAGRYFSARRDKGKTGRQLSGIMLKKK; encoded by the coding sequence ATGAGATATGTAATAAATAACGGACTTGAATTAGGGCAAATCGATATTCTGAATAGCCAAGAAAATGTAGAGCATTTTTTTTCGACGAGAAAGGGTGGCTTCAGCCTTGGAGTTAATAAAGGATTGAATTTAGGATTTAATCAGATTGACGAGCCTTCCCATGTGCAAATGAATAGAATGGCTTTATGCAAAGCTTTGGACATTCAGTCCAATCAATTGATTGTTCCCAAGCAAACCCATTCTGCCAATGTGGAAATAATATATCCTACTACGCTTGAAGAGTTTAATTCTGGATTGAATACATTTGACACCACTGATGCATTGGTAACTAATATCCCTAATATATTTATTGCTGTATTAACAGCCGATTGCGTTCCTGTATTGTTATTTGATCCTGTAGAAAAAGTTATTGCCGCTGTGCATGCCGGCTGGAAAGGAACAGCTCAAGGCATTGTTCAAAATACGGTTCGAATGATGTCGTCTCATTTCAATACAGATCCAATGAATATTATAACTGCAATTGGGCCGTCTATTTCATCAGAGAATTATGAAGTGGGAGAGGAAGTCAAGAATCAGTATGCGGAAAAGTTTGAAGACCATTCTCATTTGGTGTTTGCTAGACATCCACTATACACGGACAAGTATTTTTTAGATTTGTGGAAAGCCAATAGGCATCAGTTGGAGTCTATTGGAGTTAGATATAAGAACATTGAAATTTCAAATGTTTGCACTTACACTGACGCGGGAAGATATTTTTCAGCTAGAAGAGACAAAGGAAAAACAGGTAGGCAGTTGTCTGGAATCATGTTGAAAAAAAAGTAG
- the pyrF gene encoding orotidine-5'-phosphate decarboxylase, translating to MTRKDLFEQIQSKKSYLCVGLDTDINKIPKHLLDKEDPIFEFNKAIIDATKDYAVAYKPNIAFYEALGASGWNSLQKTLEYIPENTFTISDAKRGDIGNTSSLYARAFFENMNFDSVTVAPYMGEDSVKPFLEFKNKWVILLGVTSNQGSFDFQHLRIKDKNRSLFEEVIIKSQEWGTSDQLMFVVGATRADLLEKVRKAAPDHFLLVPGVGAQGGSLEDVSKYGMNDHCGLLVNSSRGIIYSSNGEDFAEKAKEAAKTLQMEMSEYLDKYLG from the coding sequence ATGACCAGGAAAGATCTATTCGAACAAATACAATCCAAAAAATCCTACCTATGCGTAGGCTTGGACACTGACATTAATAAAATACCCAAACATTTATTAGACAAGGAAGACCCTATATTTGAATTCAACAAAGCGATCATTGACGCTACTAAAGATTACGCTGTAGCTTACAAACCTAATATCGCTTTTTATGAAGCTTTGGGAGCTTCTGGTTGGAATTCTCTTCAAAAAACGCTCGAATACATCCCTGAGAATACCTTTACGATCTCCGATGCCAAAAGAGGCGATATTGGAAACACAAGTTCCTTATATGCCAGAGCATTCTTCGAAAACATGAATTTTGATTCAGTCACTGTAGCTCCATACATGGGTGAAGATTCCGTAAAACCATTTTTGGAGTTCAAGAATAAGTGGGTCATACTTCTAGGTGTTACATCAAACCAAGGAAGCTTTGATTTCCAACACTTAAGAATCAAAGATAAAAACAGAAGCCTTTTCGAAGAAGTTATCATCAAAAGTCAAGAATGGGGGACTTCAGATCAATTGATGTTTGTCGTAGGAGCTACCAGAGCAGATTTGCTTGAAAAAGTAAGAAAAGCGGCGCCTGATCATTTTCTTTTGGTACCGGGAGTTGGAGCTCAAGGCGGAAGCTTGGAAGATGTATCCAAATATGGCATGAACGATCATTGCGGATTATTGGTAAACTCTTCAAGAGGAATTATTTACTCGTCAAATGGGGAAGATTTTGCGGAAAAAGCTAAAGAAGCAGCCAAAACATTGCAAATGGAAATGTCCGAATATTTGGACAAATACCTAGGATAA
- a CDS encoding outer membrane lipoprotein carrier protein LolA, with the protein MKKYILLFVASISFLTYSFAQKDPKALAILDKMSDKYQNQEAFEAGFKQQLINQNEGLDESFEGNILVKGEKFRIDIAGQQIFNDGSAIWTYSPDDEEVTVTASEEGEDEGLNPTTFYSAYKEGFLYAVIGHESLRGKNISVIDLTPEDKSKNFFKIRMRINTTDNEILSWEIFEKGGNNYLYTIENYKPIASISDNEFQFDTEDHPDVEVVDLR; encoded by the coding sequence ATGAAAAAATATATTCTTCTATTCGTTGCTAGCATATCATTCTTGACATATAGTTTTGCTCAAAAAGATCCAAAAGCATTGGCGATTTTGGATAAAATGAGCGATAAATACCAAAATCAAGAAGCTTTTGAGGCAGGTTTCAAGCAACAACTGATTAATCAGAATGAAGGGCTTGATGAATCTTTTGAAGGAAACATTTTAGTAAAAGGCGAAAAATTCCGCATTGACATCGCTGGACAGCAAATATTTAATGATGGAAGCGCTATTTGGACATATAGCCCTGATGATGAAGAGGTAACCGTTACCGCTAGCGAAGAAGGGGAAGACGAAGGGCTTAACCCAACGACATTTTACTCCGCTTACAAAGAAGGATTTCTTTACGCTGTCATTGGCCACGAATCCTTAAGAGGAAAAAATATTAGTGTCATTGACCTTACCCCTGAAGACAAGTCTAAAAATTTCTTTAAAATCAGAATGAGGATCAATACGACCGACAATGAAATACTAAGTTGGGAAATATTTGAAAAAGGCGGGAACAACTATTTATATACGATAGAAAATTACAAGCCTATTGCAAGCATCTCTGACAATGAGTTTCAATTCGATACTGAAGATCATCCGGATGTTGAAGTAGTTGACTTAAGATAA